A single region of the Polyodon spathula isolate WHYD16114869_AA unplaced genomic scaffold, ASM1765450v1 scaffolds_3583, whole genome shotgun sequence genome encodes:
- the LOC121312105 gene encoding interferon-induced very large GTPase 1-like translates to HQTTSWFIQRICSNLDKDLVISREEELGAVLFLKNSNNKEFAQYLQDHVKDLAVALRAEFSQGCDVEKKLINLPFKPQDELFKRMFGCGKQCPFCKVPCEAGGQDHKEHHASVHRPQGLGRYRHVSNEKLTENVCTSNVFSETKFRNSDTKGEWHPYKDYRRFYPDWNIPPDPSIEASDYWKYVLTTFNEEFAKEYKAKPADVPKEWRSITKEMAKKSVSKLFNVKT, encoded by the coding sequence CACCAAACCACCTCATGGTTTATCCAGAGGATCTGCAGCAACCTGGATAAGGACCTTGTGATCTCCAGGGAGGAGGAGTTAGGAGCAGTGCTGTTTCTAAAGAATTCAAACAATAAGGAGTTTGCTCAATATCTCCAGGATCATGTGAAAGATCTGGCCGTTGCTCTAAGGGCTGAATTTTCTCAAGGTTGTGATGTTGAGAAGAAACTTATCAATCTGCCATTCAAGCCGCAGGACGAGCTGTTCAAGAGGATGTTTggttgtggaaagcagtgtcCGTTCTGCAAGGTCCCCTGTGAGGCAGGAGGCCAGGACCACAAAGAGCACCACGCATCAGTGCATCGACCACAAGGGCTGGGTAGGTACAGACATGTAAGTAACGAGAAACTAACCGAGAATGTGTGCACCTCTAATGTATTCAGCGAAACCAAATTCAGGAATAGTGACACAAAGGGGGAGTGGCATCCCTATAAAGACTATCGGAGATTCTACCCTGACTGGAACATTCCCCCAGATCCCAGTATTGAAGCCTCTGACTACTGGAAGTACGTGCTGACTACATTTAATGAAGAATTTGCAAAGGAGTATAAAGCAAAGCCTGCTGATGTCCCAAAAGAATGGAGAAGCATAACAAAAGAAATGGCAAAGAAAAGTGTGAGTAAGTTGTTCAATGTTAAGACATAA